In a genomic window of Leptospira hartskeerlii:
- a CDS encoding polyhydroxyalkanoate synthesis regulator DNA-binding domain-containing protein → MKVLKRYANRRLYDPETSKTITLEDVAEMIIAGEEIKVIDNMSGQDITPKILGQTFLKVSLGQRNEEFSNYMLSALIRETGKDISALFGRLVLGGIGLAYLTKEKMDKILQSMVALGELRLEEVKSYREDLLTHLAQRASENSEQIQEDLKKVGRELEEGGEKELAVEDLSEKIRKIAERVKETESL, encoded by the coding sequence ATGAAAGTTCTGAAAAGATACGCAAACAGAAGGTTGTACGATCCCGAAACCAGCAAAACGATTACTCTAGAAGATGTCGCCGAGATGATCATCGCAGGCGAAGAGATTAAAGTGATCGATAATATGAGCGGTCAGGACATCACTCCTAAAATTTTAGGCCAGACCTTTCTCAAAGTGAGTTTAGGCCAGAGAAACGAAGAATTTTCCAATTACATGCTTTCCGCTCTGATCCGAGAAACGGGCAAAGATATCAGTGCATTATTCGGCCGTTTGGTCTTGGGAGGAATAGGTCTTGCCTATCTCACTAAGGAAAAAATGGACAAGATCTTGCAGAGTATGGTGGCTTTGGGAGAACTTCGACTAGAAGAAGTGAAAAGCTACCGTGAGGACCTACTCACCCATTTGGCACAGAGAGCCAGCGAAAACAGCGAACAGATCCAGGAAGACCTCAAAAAAGTGGGTCGAGAATTGGAAGAAGGCGGCGAAAAGGAATTGGCTGTCGAGGATCTATCGGAGAAAATTCGCAAGATTGCGGAAAGAGTCAAGGAAACCGAGTCTCTTTAA
- a CDS encoding DsbA family oxidoreductase, with the protein METSISIYSDVVCPWCYIGKKRLEKAIESWESNHPEDKIIVEWKPFQLNPDLPEKGEDREAHMVKKFGSLDRVKMMTQRVSDIAKEDGLQFSNILQGHQPNTFLLHALIRKARKYGKEAELAEVFFQKFFSEEKNLSNDSIIQESLTQVGVPTSELEEVRKDPSLLAQIETEENEGKMLGVTGVPFYIFNEKYAVSGAQPVDLFKQVFEKLESEASA; encoded by the coding sequence TTGGAAACTAGTATCTCAATTTATTCGGACGTAGTTTGTCCTTGGTGTTATATAGGCAAAAAAAGATTGGAGAAAGCGATAGAGTCTTGGGAATCGAATCATCCTGAAGACAAGATCATCGTAGAGTGGAAACCATTCCAATTAAATCCTGATCTTCCGGAAAAGGGAGAAGATAGAGAAGCCCACATGGTCAAAAAATTCGGTTCTTTGGACCGAGTAAAAATGATGACCCAAAGAGTTTCAGACATCGCGAAAGAAGATGGATTACAGTTTTCGAATATTCTGCAGGGCCATCAGCCGAATACCTTTCTGCTCCATGCTCTCATCCGTAAGGCTAGAAAATACGGAAAAGAAGCCGAACTCGCCGAAGTATTTTTCCAAAAGTTTTTCTCGGAAGAAAAAAATCTTTCTAACGATTCTATCATCCAAGAAAGCCTAACGCAGGTTGGAGTTCCGACATCGGAATTGGAAGAAGTTCGCAAGGATCCTTCTCTTCTTGCCCAAATAGAAACGGAAGAAAATGAAGGAAAAATGCTGGGAGTGACCGGTGTGCCCTTTTATATATTTAATGAGAAATATGCGGTTTCTGGCGCGCAACCGGTAGATCTGTTCAAGCAGGTTTTCGAAAAATTAGAATCGGAGGCGAGCGCTTAG
- a CDS encoding TlpA family protein disulfide reductase, giving the protein MNKNVKAGFQYGGALALLLSATFFLAWFRALDTEPVVSLDGKEFRTPIGEKANIKGKTTVVYFWATWCGVCNTNLPLVKWYASTLKDQNHFAFISVEEGENSSALKDYLEKQAVDFPVIVGNPMLLRDWGIRGYPSFYILDGEGKVRFAESGIMSPLGMFLRLIWARIFWS; this is encoded by the coding sequence ATGAACAAAAATGTAAAAGCAGGATTTCAGTATGGAGGAGCATTAGCCCTTCTGCTTTCTGCGACTTTTTTTCTAGCCTGGTTTAGAGCCTTAGATACGGAACCTGTAGTGAGTCTGGATGGAAAAGAATTCAGGACTCCTATCGGAGAAAAAGCGAATATAAAAGGTAAGACCACCGTAGTATATTTTTGGGCGACCTGGTGCGGAGTTTGTAATACGAATCTTCCTCTAGTCAAGTGGTATGCTTCCACTCTCAAAGACCAAAATCATTTTGCGTTCATCAGTGTGGAAGAAGGAGAAAATTCCTCCGCGCTCAAAGACTATCTCGAAAAACAAGCGGTGGATTTTCCGGTCATTGTAGGAAATCCTATGTTACTTAGAGATTGGGGGATCAGAGGTTATCCTAGTTTTTATATTTTAGACGGAGAAGGTAAGGTCAGATTTGCAGAATCCGGAATTATGAGCCCTTTGGGTATGTTCCTAAGGCTAATCTGGGCAAGAATTTTCTGGTCCTGA
- a CDS encoding cyclic nucleotide-binding domain-containing protein gives MAGPIIRTYKGGSIIYFEKDRSEDIYVLRQGRVVLTYTAIDSGYEVKEDVRLGEFFGVKSALGKYPREETAQVVGGATVLVFKLSDFETFVAEKTHLILKMMKVFSSQLRLVHKKLREILGQAEARNPAFELMNVAEVFYKNNNFEHAAYGFGKYLEHYPSGPYAGRATELQDLARKGTPYPINMPPLVYDAASTRAPMSQENLQNIMKPAAEKSNMGAGTDNTITSLYNRAHTFLNVGKFEEAAGIFKDLMVRTDFKYDSEKKLVDNALFQMGVCFLKLNNLDTASNTFSAYIKKHPSGESVKESLFHLAEIAEQQGDRQRAGMLFGKVALLPPERDSLSQKARQKAKELSA, from the coding sequence TTGGCTGGGCCCATAATCCGAACTTATAAAGGCGGTTCTATTATTTACTTCGAGAAAGATCGATCGGAGGATATCTATGTCCTCAGGCAAGGTCGAGTCGTTCTCACGTACACCGCGATCGATTCCGGTTACGAGGTCAAAGAAGACGTGCGACTGGGAGAATTTTTCGGAGTCAAATCCGCACTCGGAAAGTATCCTAGGGAAGAAACCGCTCAGGTTGTAGGCGGAGCAACCGTCCTAGTCTTCAAACTTTCAGACTTCGAAACATTCGTAGCCGAAAAAACTCATCTGATCTTAAAGATGATGAAAGTATTCTCCAGCCAATTGCGACTGGTTCACAAAAAATTGAGAGAGATCTTAGGTCAGGCAGAAGCTAGAAACCCTGCATTCGAACTCATGAACGTTGCCGAAGTATTTTATAAAAACAATAACTTCGAACACGCTGCTTACGGGTTCGGAAAATATCTGGAACATTATCCGAGTGGACCTTACGCGGGAAGAGCAACTGAATTGCAAGACCTAGCAAGAAAGGGAACACCTTACCCGATCAATATGCCTCCTCTCGTTTACGATGCTGCTTCTACCAGAGCGCCTATGTCCCAGGAAAATCTGCAGAATATTATGAAGCCTGCCGCTGAAAAATCGAATATGGGAGCAGGCACCGACAATACGATCACCTCTCTCTATAACCGGGCTCATACGTTCTTGAACGTAGGAAAATTTGAAGAAGCTGCCGGTATATTCAAAGACCTAATGGTCCGTACAGATTTCAAATATGATAGCGAGAAGAAGCTCGTAGACAATGCGCTTTTCCAAATGGGAGTTTGTTTTCTCAAGCTGAACAATTTGGATACTGCGAGCAATACCTTCTCCGCTTATATTAAAAAGCATCCATCCGGAGAATCTGTAAAAGAGTCTTTATTTCATTTGGCGGAGATAGCGGAACAACAAGGAGATCGTCAGAGAGCGGGGATGTTATTCGGCAAGGTAGCATTACTCCCTCCGGAAAGAGACAGTCTCTCCCAAAAGGCTCGCCAAAAAGCCAAGGAGCTCAGCGCCTAA
- a CDS encoding HEAT repeat domain-containing protein: protein MSTVRILILGIILSLTAQISAKEMIHEKLDQLFYDQVKNLESGNLEERIQAADYLRFVSSKLAVRPLLKALKGNANVPKSDENSPTLKFTIAQALGAMESDIAGPGMVEEFKKISATVQESDYPAFSSPEGYNLVIAAGEIIRNVGLLPYTKENQEAIINALGHPNFYVRASAADGLKNLNRKDALSQLNSAIDKEKNPFAKVAILNAIVYINRIANQKFYDLCAFLKDESPMVRYRASIAVGEVDLKAGEYSLREALLIEHDQMVREQIKKDLASVTGFKMPANLPLFLKD from the coding sequence ATGTCGACCGTAAGAATCCTAATCCTCGGAATTATATTATCACTAACTGCTCAGATTTCCGCAAAGGAAATGATCCATGAGAAGTTGGACCAATTGTTTTACGACCAAGTCAAAAATTTGGAAAGTGGCAATCTAGAAGAAAGGATCCAAGCAGCGGATTACCTAAGATTCGTAAGTAGTAAACTGGCTGTTCGTCCTCTCCTTAAGGCATTAAAGGGAAATGCAAATGTTCCTAAGTCGGACGAAAATTCTCCTACATTAAAATTCACCATCGCTCAAGCATTAGGAGCAATGGAGTCCGATATCGCAGGACCTGGAATGGTGGAAGAATTTAAAAAGATCTCCGCTACCGTTCAGGAAAGCGACTATCCTGCATTCAGCTCACCTGAAGGTTATAATCTGGTGATCGCTGCCGGAGAGATTATCCGAAATGTGGGACTTCTTCCTTATACAAAGGAAAACCAAGAAGCGATCATAAACGCTCTCGGGCATCCGAATTTTTACGTAAGAGCTTCTGCAGCGGATGGGCTAAAAAACTTAAACCGCAAGGATGCGCTCTCTCAACTGAACTCAGCGATCGATAAAGAGAAAAATCCTTTTGCAAAAGTTGCGATCCTAAATGCGATCGTTTACATTAATCGTATCGCAAACCAAAAGTTCTACGATCTATGTGCATTCTTAAAAGATGAATCTCCAATGGTTCGTTATAGAGCTTCTATCGCAGTCGGAGAAGTAGATTTGAAAGCGGGAGAATATTCTCTCAGAGAAGCGTTACTCATAGAGCATGACCAAATGGTAAGAGAGCAGATCAAAAAGGACCTGGCAAGTGTAACAGGATTTAAGATGCCTGCGAATCTTCCTCTTTTCTTGAAAGATTAA
- a CDS encoding TrkH family potassium uptake protein: MSPYKFLKRNVNRIARAFLLLSVARILCLAFAGAILVGSFMIYASEEGRISYADSFYLASSAICVTGLTTVSISELVFSTQVIIMFLFQIGGLGIITFTVLVGILVVRGLSRSTRIAAFVFEAIDSHESSDGKSKNAPYVRRILLSILNISVSIELLGAFLLYWAMPEDLSGLPGDPNRVFLSLFTAVSAFNNAGFSIVDDLTFLSKEPLSLLVVESLVVMGGIGFPVILFFEKTLLEAFRNVMHRVEVVMETYLMSRALEEGKEPSWIYLILIRMSFWAEERLALYRKALKGEANRIQMKLLLYGTLILVHVGGIGVLMSEWDNPETIGKFDFVDKLFNSFFLSVSSRTAGFNTFDLSEIRSPTYVLLCSLMFVGGGPQGAAGGIKITTFVILLMYLRNVINPQARVTIMGEEVSKNSIAISTRIYFLATISIVFFMLVITIANGHRHGIEEIFFEVMSAFGTVGLTKGLTPYITGVEKFLYPCIMYVGRVGVFTLLIAFTGHSGLGTLGAQDDGVKIQVG, from the coding sequence ATGAGCCCATACAAATTCCTAAAACGAAACGTAAACCGAATCGCCAGGGCGTTTTTGCTACTTTCCGTAGCAAGGATACTTTGCCTAGCGTTTGCGGGAGCGATCTTGGTTGGGTCTTTTATGATCTATGCTTCGGAAGAAGGTAGGATTTCCTACGCGGATTCATTCTATTTAGCCTCTTCCGCTATCTGTGTTACGGGGCTGACTACCGTTAGCATTAGCGAGCTAGTATTCTCCACCCAAGTGATCATCATGTTCTTATTCCAGATCGGTGGATTGGGAATTATCACATTTACTGTTCTTGTAGGGATCTTAGTTGTTCGAGGGCTTTCCAGAAGTACTAGGATCGCAGCATTTGTATTCGAGGCAATAGACTCTCACGAATCATCAGACGGAAAGAGTAAGAATGCTCCTTATGTCCGAAGGATCTTATTATCTATTTTGAATATATCCGTTTCGATAGAATTGTTGGGTGCATTCTTATTGTATTGGGCAATGCCGGAAGATCTAAGCGGATTGCCTGGAGATCCGAACCGAGTTTTTTTAAGTCTGTTCACAGCAGTTTCCGCATTTAATAACGCCGGATTTTCCATAGTAGACGATCTTACATTTTTATCCAAAGAGCCACTTTCTCTTTTAGTGGTAGAAAGTTTAGTAGTGATGGGAGGTATCGGCTTTCCTGTTATCCTATTCTTTGAAAAAACATTACTCGAAGCATTCAGGAACGTAATGCATAGGGTAGAAGTAGTCATGGAAACCTATCTCATGTCTCGCGCATTAGAGGAAGGTAAAGAACCTTCTTGGATCTATCTCATCCTGATCCGAATGTCTTTCTGGGCAGAGGAAAGATTGGCTCTGTATAGAAAGGCGCTTAAGGGAGAAGCAAACAGGATCCAAATGAAACTTCTACTTTATGGAACCTTAATATTGGTCCATGTGGGAGGGATCGGAGTATTGATGTCGGAATGGGACAATCCTGAGACCATAGGAAAATTCGACTTCGTAGACAAATTATTTAACTCATTCTTCCTTTCCGTATCTTCCAGAACTGCAGGATTTAATACATTCGATCTTTCCGAGATAAGAAGTCCGACCTATGTTCTTCTTTGTTCTTTAATGTTTGTGGGAGGCGGTCCTCAGGGAGCTGCGGGCGGTATTAAGATCACAACATTTGTAATTCTATTAATGTATCTAAGGAATGTGATCAATCCTCAAGCAAGAGTGACTATCATGGGAGAAGAAGTTTCTAAAAACTCGATCGCGATCTCCACTCGGATCTATTTTCTTGCAACCATTTCAATTGTGTTCTTTATGTTGGTGATCACGATTGCAAACGGACATAGACATGGGATAGAAGAAATATTTTTCGAAGTCATGTCCGCTTTCGGTACTGTAGGATTAACAAAAGGACTAACTCCTTATATCACAGGAGTAGAAAAGTTTTTATATCCTTGTATTATGTATGTGGGAAGAGTAGGAGTATTTACTCTTTTGATCGCATTTACGGGCCATTCCGGATTAGGGACCTTGGGGGCGCAAGACGACGGAGTCAAGATCCAAGTAGGATGA
- a CDS encoding LIC_10271 family cell wall hydrolase — protein MRELHFIRLICFGMMLLISFPSKINSAGTQLKIHTVQPKETAFSISQKYRLDWRMLLEWNGKKENEGLKAGEKLKIPQNLSYSSKIEKNLPEDVPSFGSPKFHPPLKVLPPVSLPYSNLSHYPNKGVLFKASRHKDVHPIRSGKVVVLDQMDGYRKYIILEHKGGYSSVYANLRSVSVKEGETVKAGESLGELEEGKGLYFQINQGTKAVDPIPLLKY, from the coding sequence ATGCGAGAGCTTCATTTCATTCGTCTGATATGTTTCGGAATGATGCTCCTAATTTCTTTTCCTTCTAAAATCAATTCTGCAGGAACTCAATTAAAGATCCATACTGTCCAGCCAAAGGAGACTGCGTTTTCTATCTCCCAAAAGTACAGATTGGATTGGAGAATGCTTCTAGAATGGAATGGCAAAAAAGAAAATGAAGGTTTGAAAGCGGGAGAAAAACTGAAAATCCCTCAAAACCTATCCTATTCTTCTAAGATAGAAAAAAATCTGCCTGAGGACGTACCTTCTTTCGGAAGTCCTAAGTTCCATCCTCCGTTAAAAGTACTTCCCCCTGTTTCACTTCCTTATTCTAATCTATCTCATTATCCGAACAAGGGAGTTCTGTTCAAGGCGAGCAGACATAAGGATGTTCATCCGATCCGGTCCGGTAAAGTAGTTGTACTGGACCAAATGGACGGTTATCGGAAATATATTATTTTAGAGCATAAAGGCGGATATTCCAGCGTGTATGCAAATCTCAGATCCGTTTCCGTCAAAGAAGGCGAAACGGTAAAAGCGGGAGAATCCTTAGGAGAATTGGAAGAAGGCAAAGGACTTTACTTTCAGATCAACCAAGGCACCAAAGCTGTGGATCCGATCCCACTTTTGAAATACTGA
- a CDS encoding amidohydrolase family protein has product MEWEIVNSKAVTPQGVLENSTIRIKDGRISSISSGIPQDVLPIRINLRGNFVYPGLINAHDHLLGTYLPKVGTNRPYLNWLPWDNDLKSSVVYAERQQLEPEQLYLLGSYKNLISGVTSVLDHIPHFVQKPFLDKSPVRILERFTLSHSICSYSLGWGDGPQIEYARAKEGNLPFVTHISEGFDEESKNALKELNSLGCLGENTVLVHGIAFDTKDIQIVSKTKASLVWCPESNLFMFGKTAPIQEILEAGINVSLGTDSPMSGSINIFQEIKSAREFFAKEYGKELDPKIVFKMVTENPAKALRVENDLGKLEIGKKADLLVLSSEKEDAYQTLCNADLKSVRLVVKDGKPSYGDLSLKDFFDETGVTGREIKIAGTDKYLAGDPLGLLESVTRALGYKKDLAFFPVG; this is encoded by the coding sequence ATGGAATGGGAAATCGTAAATTCTAAGGCCGTAACTCCACAAGGAGTATTGGAAAACTCAACTATCCGTATCAAGGACGGAAGGATTTCTTCTATTTCCTCCGGCATCCCGCAAGATGTTTTACCTATAAGGATCAACCTAAGAGGAAATTTCGTTTATCCAGGTCTCATCAACGCTCATGACCATCTTCTTGGGACTTATCTTCCGAAGGTTGGAACAAACCGTCCTTATTTGAATTGGCTTCCTTGGGATAATGATCTCAAATCTTCCGTTGTATATGCAGAAAGACAACAGCTCGAGCCGGAGCAGCTTTATTTATTAGGTTCTTATAAAAATTTGATAAGCGGTGTGACTTCCGTTTTGGACCATATTCCCCATTTCGTCCAAAAACCGTTTCTGGATAAATCTCCGGTTCGTATCCTGGAACGTTTTACTCTATCTCATAGCATCTGTTCTTATTCTCTCGGCTGGGGAGACGGACCTCAGATAGAATATGCAAGGGCAAAAGAAGGGAACCTTCCCTTTGTAACCCATATCTCCGAAGGATTCGACGAAGAATCCAAAAACGCGCTAAAAGAATTAAACTCTCTAGGCTGTTTGGGAGAAAATACTGTACTCGTTCATGGGATCGCATTCGATACGAAAGATATCCAAATAGTTTCCAAAACAAAGGCAAGCTTGGTTTGGTGCCCTGAATCCAATTTGTTTATGTTCGGTAAAACGGCCCCTATTCAGGAAATCCTGGAAGCGGGGATCAATGTGAGTTTGGGCACCGACTCTCCGATGTCCGGGTCCATAAATATTTTCCAAGAGATTAAATCCGCTCGGGAATTTTTTGCCAAAGAATATGGAAAAGAATTGGATCCTAAAATTGTTTTTAAGATGGTCACTGAAAATCCTGCAAAGGCTCTTCGGGTAGAGAACGACCTGGGCAAATTGGAAATCGGAAAAAAGGCGGATCTTTTAGTTCTTTCTTCCGAAAAAGAAGACGCATACCAAACACTTTGCAATGCGGATCTTAAATCCGTACGTTTGGTAGTGAAGGATGGGAAACCTTCCTACGGCGACCTTTCTTTGAAAGATTTTTTTGACGAAACTGGTGTGACAGGGCGCGAAATTAAGATCGCCGGAACCGATAAATACCTTGCAGGAGACCCCCTAGGGTTGCTAGAATCGGTCACCCGGGCCCTTGGTTACAAAAAGGATTTGGCATTTTTTCCTGTCGGGTGA
- a CDS encoding decaprenyl-phosphate phosphoribosyltransferase, with protein sequence MLFSYIKLLRPHQWIKNIILFAGIIFGKKLGDLESVERAIYAFFLFSLTASCQYVLNDFLDRKEDALHPEKKHRPLASGAISPTIALLLTAILLSITLVLSFKLQAEFFYWVAGYLIFNIVYSRFLKHMVILDVMSISFGFVVRAIAGSIVVGVSFSSWLLLCTFMLALYWGFGKRRGELIILEEGAKGHRKILEEYSVNFLDLMMGIVATMTLVTYVMYVTSPHTIENLGTDKMVYTIPIVVYAIFRSLYIIYIKNMGHNPTKAILTDWGVLVAGFLWLLLVVWIMYSGSGQSLPFHL encoded by the coding sequence ATGTTATTTTCCTATATAAAACTTTTAAGACCCCACCAATGGATTAAAAATATCATCCTATTTGCTGGGATCATATTTGGAAAAAAATTAGGGGACCTGGAATCGGTAGAAAGGGCGATTTACGCGTTTTTTCTATTTTCACTTACTGCAAGTTGCCAATATGTTCTAAATGATTTTTTAGATCGAAAGGAAGATGCACTTCATCCTGAAAAAAAGCATAGGCCTCTTGCTTCCGGGGCGATCTCTCCCACTATCGCACTTTTACTGACGGCAATTTTACTTTCTATAACGTTAGTTTTGTCCTTCAAATTGCAGGCTGAGTTTTTCTATTGGGTAGCCGGTTATCTGATCTTCAATATAGTTTATAGCCGCTTCTTAAAACATATGGTCATCCTAGATGTGATGAGTATTTCTTTCGGATTTGTGGTGAGAGCGATCGCAGGTTCTATCGTAGTCGGGGTGAGTTTCTCTTCTTGGCTTCTTCTTTGTACATTCATGTTGGCTTTGTATTGGGGCTTCGGAAAAAGAAGGGGAGAACTTATCATCCTGGAAGAAGGTGCTAAGGGCCACAGAAAGATCCTGGAAGAATATTCCGTCAATTTTCTAGACTTGATGATGGGAATTGTCGCCACCATGACTTTAGTAACATACGTTATGTACGTTACCAGTCCTCATACGATTGAAAACCTTGGTACGGATAAAATGGTGTATACGATCCCGATCGTAGTTTATGCCATCTTTAGATCTTTGTACATTATCTATATCAAGAACATGGGCCATAATCCTACTAAAGCGATCCTGACTGATTGGGGTGTCCTTGTGGCGGGATTTTTATGGCTTTTGTTAGTTGTCTGGATAATGTATTCAGGTTCCGGACAAAGTCTTCCTTTTCACTTATAG
- the fusA gene encoding elongation factor G, which yields MSTAVADFKPTEKLLKTRNIGISAHIDSGKTTLTERILFYTNRIHAIHEVRGKDGVGAKMDSMELERERGITIQSAATYCQWKDYTINIIDTPGHVDFTVEVERSLRVLDSAILVLCGVSGVQSQSITVDRQMRRYNVPRVAFINKLDRTGANPFRVIDQLREKLKHNAVPVQIPIGLEGDLVGIVDLVTMKAVYFEGKDGMEITEKEIPAELQELAQKKREELLDAASMFSDELTEAMLEGEPTVEQIKTAIRNGAISLKLTPVFMGSAFKNKGVQKLLDGVLDYLASPVDVVNSALDVKNESEKVVLPSDKDKPLVCLAFKLEDGRYGQLTYVRVYQGKIQKGMTIYNMSNNKKHNVGRLCRMHSDEMEDIDYAEAGDIIALFGIDCASGDTFTDGKMNVSMESMFVPAPVISLTIEAKESKHLNNLAKALNRFTKEDPTFQTHVDQESGQTIIKGMGELHLEVYIERMRREYGVELITGAPQVAYRETITSRADFDYTHKKQTGGQGQFGRVAGFIEPIPLEEDKNYEFVNSVVGGAIPREFISSVDKGFKSCLDRGSMIGFPIIGVKLTINDGSYHDVDSSDMAFQIAGRYAFRQGFSKANPQILEPIMRVEVDGPAEFQGPILASLNQRRGMILNTTEQDGYCKVEAEVPLSDMFGYSTVIRSSTQGKAEFSMEFSRYAPVPRNVAEELMKKYKPNSKDED from the coding sequence ATGAGCACTGCAGTTGCGGACTTCAAACCTACCGAAAAACTCCTAAAAACTAGGAACATCGGAATTTCCGCCCATATCGATTCAGGGAAAACCACTCTGACCGAGAGGATTCTATTCTATACTAACCGTATCCATGCGATCCACGAAGTTCGTGGTAAAGATGGAGTCGGCGCAAAAATGGACAGTATGGAATTGGAGCGCGAGAGAGGGATTACGATCCAATCCGCAGCTACCTACTGCCAGTGGAAAGATTATACCATCAATATCATCGATACTCCGGGCCACGTGGACTTTACCGTTGAGGTAGAGCGTTCCTTACGGGTTCTGGATTCCGCTATCTTAGTTCTTTGCGGAGTTTCCGGAGTTCAATCTCAGTCCATCACTGTGGACAGACAGATGCGTCGTTATAATGTTCCTCGTGTAGCTTTTATTAATAAGCTAGACCGTACAGGAGCTAACCCTTTCCGCGTGATCGACCAATTACGCGAGAAGTTAAAGCATAACGCAGTTCCAGTTCAAATCCCTATCGGTCTCGAAGGAGACTTAGTAGGTATCGTAGACTTAGTTACTATGAAAGCCGTTTATTTCGAAGGAAAAGACGGAATGGAAATCACTGAAAAGGAAATTCCTGCTGAACTACAAGAACTTGCTCAGAAGAAGAGAGAAGAACTCTTAGATGCTGCTTCTATGTTCTCAGACGAATTGACTGAGGCTATGCTGGAAGGAGAACCTACAGTAGAGCAAATTAAAACTGCGATCCGCAACGGAGCGATCTCTTTGAAACTTACCCCAGTTTTCATGGGTTCTGCTTTCAAAAACAAAGGAGTTCAAAAACTTCTGGATGGAGTTTTGGATTACCTGGCTTCTCCTGTCGACGTTGTTAACTCCGCTTTGGACGTTAAAAACGAATCCGAAAAAGTAGTTCTACCTTCCGATAAAGACAAACCACTCGTTTGCCTCGCGTTCAAACTCGAGGACGGACGGTATGGTCAGTTGACCTATGTTCGTGTCTACCAGGGAAAGATCCAAAAAGGTATGACCATCTACAACATGTCGAACAACAAGAAACACAACGTTGGTCGCCTATGTCGTATGCACTCCGACGAGATGGAAGATATCGACTACGCAGAAGCTGGTGATATCATCGCATTATTCGGTATCGATTGTGCTTCCGGGGATACTTTTACCGACGGAAAAATGAACGTTTCCATGGAGTCCATGTTCGTTCCAGCTCCGGTAATCTCTCTTACAATCGAAGCTAAAGAATCCAAACACCTGAACAACTTGGCAAAAGCTCTCAACCGCTTTACCAAGGAAGATCCTACGTTCCAAACTCACGTAGACCAAGAATCCGGACAAACCATCATCAAAGGGATGGGAGAACTTCACCTCGAAGTTTATATCGAAAGGATGAGAAGGGAATACGGGGTGGAGCTGATCACCGGTGCTCCTCAGGTTGCTTATCGTGAAACTATCACAAGCCGCGCGGACTTTGACTATACCCACAAAAAACAAACGGGTGGTCAAGGTCAGTTCGGTCGTGTTGCCGGATTTATCGAGCCTATCCCATTGGAAGAAGATAAGAATTACGAATTCGTAAACAGTGTCGTGGGAGGAGCAATCCCTCGTGAATTTATCTCTTCTGTGGATAAAGGATTCAAGAGCTGTTTGGATCGTGGAAGTATGATCGGATTCCCTATCATCGGGGTAAAATTGACCATCAACGACGGTTCTTACCACGATGTGGACTCTTCCGATATGGCATTCCAGATCGCAGGACGCTATGCATTCCGCCAAGGTTTCAGCAAAGCAAATCCTCAGATCCTTGAGCCTATCATGAGAGTAGAAGTAGACGGTCCTGCAGAATTTCAAGGACCAATCCTTGCTTCCTTGAACCAAAGACGAGGAATGATCCTTAACACCACTGAGCAAGACGGATATTGCAAAGTGGAAGCAGAAGTTCCTCTTTCTGACATGTTCGGGTATTCTACTGTGATCCGTTCTTCCACCCAAGGAAAGGCGGAGTTCTCTATGGAATTCTCTCGTTACGCTCCTGTTCCTAGAAACGTAGCGGAAGAATTGATGAAAAAATACAAACCGAACTCCAAAGACGAAGATTGA